From Thermoanaerobaculia bacterium:
AGGGGCAGCTCGAGCCGACCGACCGTATCGTCTCGAACGCCTCGTGCACGACGAACTGCCTGGCGCCGATTGCCCGCATCCTCGACGAGGCCTTCGGCATCGAGGAGGGTTTCGTGACGACCGTCCATGCCTACACCAACGACCAGCGGCTCGCCGACGTCCCGCACAAGGACCTGCGGCGGAGCCGTGCAGCCTCGGCCAACATCATCCCGACCTCGACCGGCGCGGCGCGGGCCGTCGGCAAGGTGCTGCCGCGGCTCAAGGGCAGGCTCGACGGCGTGGCGCTGCGGGTGCCGGTGCCCGACGGCTCGCTGGTCGACTTCAGCTGCCGGCTGGCGAAGCGGCCGACTGTCGCCGAGATCAACGCTGCCGTGGAGCGCGCGGCCGCCTCCGACCTCGTGCGCATCGTCGAGTACAGCACGCGACCGTTGGTTTCGACCGACATCATCGGCAACGCGCATTCGTCCATCTTCGACGCCCTGTCGACCCAGAGCCTTGGCGACGGCTTCGCCCGCGTCGTCGCCTGGTACGACAACGAGTGGGGTTATTCGCAGCGGGTCGTGGACCTGCTCTTCCTGCTCTCCGGCGGCGGAGCGCAGCCCGTGAGGAGTGAATCGTGACGCGGATCGGAGTTTTCGGCTGGGGAGTCGTCGCGCCGCTCTCGAAGAACATCGAGGCGTTCGAGCACCACCTGCAGTCGAAGGAGAGCTGGCTCACGCCGTTCGAGGGCTTCGGCCCCTCGAACTTCCTCGTCGGGCAGCCGGACTTCGACTTCGCGGACTACAAGCCGTGGATCGACGCCCGATTCCCGCCCAGCCGCTTCGCGCAGCTCACCGAGAAGATGGACCTGCCGACCCTGTTCGCGGTCGGCGCCTTCATTCAGGCGCTCGCGCAGAACCCCGGGATCGAGCAGCTCCTGCACGAGCTCGGTTCGCAGGCCCACGTTTATGTCGGCACCGGCCTCGGAGCGCTCGGCACGATCGAGTCGGTTTCGCTGCAGCTGCACCGCGCGCAGCGCCGTTGGGACCGCTTCTGGGCAGCGCCGGAGCGCAACGAGCCGCTGCGCCGTTTCCTCGCCGGTCAGGGTGCCCCGGAAGGCAGCCTTCCGCCGGTCGATCCGGCGACCCTCCCCGACGAGGATCGC
This genomic window contains:
- the gap gene encoding type I glyceraldehyde-3-phosphate dehydrogenase yields the protein MTIRVGINGFGRIGRSVFRILSDRADVEVVCINDLFENEHLAYLLEYDSVMGPFGKQVTFDDETMVVAGHSIRMTAEKDPAAIPWGELGVDVVIEATGVFRSREKLERHLAGGARKVILTVPPKDEIDRMIVMGVNEGQLEPTDRIVSNASCTTNCLAPIARILDEAFGIEEGFVTTVHAYTNDQRLADVPHKDLRRSRAASANIIPTSTGAARAVGKVLPRLKGRLDGVALRVPVPDGSLVDFSCRLAKRPTVAEINAAVERAAASDLVRIVEYSTRPLVSTDIIGNAHSSIFDALSTQSLGDGFARVVAWYDNEWGYSQRVVDLLFLLSGGGAQPVRSES